A genomic segment from Panulirus ornatus isolate Po-2019 chromosome 20, ASM3632096v1, whole genome shotgun sequence encodes:
- the LOC139755759 gene encoding uncharacterized protein yields the protein MRSIGSDPLAGGAVRSYGVQCIGGGCDVGGGGVAGAAQASSPPHHDPHSHAPPSNCQYWCRTPDDHFYCCRDDYLVDPIEHPGYCPATRAICAPTHKPLPDALPRVDENGVTFPDFPKFCATDGGCQVYEKCCFDRCFRRHMCKFAFSEDGELTYSSEHGIQADVVQHTYAFDPSIPLYS from the exons atGAGGTCCATAGGCTCGGACCCTCTGGCCGGTGGAGCGGTGCGGTCATACG GTGTACAGTGCATCGGTGGTGGGTGTGAtgtgggtggcggtggtgttgctggggcggcccaagcctcctctcctccccaccacgacccacactcTCACGCGCCGCCCAGCAACTGCCAGTACTGGTGCCGGACGCCAGACGACCACTTCTACTGCTGCCGAGACGACTACCTCGTTGATCCTATAG AACATCCGGGCTACTGCCCCGCCACCCGGGCAATCTGCGCGCCAACACACAAGCCGCTGCCGGACGCCCTGCCGCGCGTCGATGAAAATGGCGTCACCTTTCCTGACTTTCCCAAG TTCTGTGCTACGGACGGGGGTTGTCAGGTGTACGAGAAGTGCTGCTTCGACCGTTGCTTCCGGCGTCATATGTGCAAGTTCGCCTTCAGCGAGGATGGCGAGCTGACG TATTCGAGCGAACACGGCATCCAAGCCGACGTGGTGCAACACACCTACGCGTTTGATCCCAGCATACCTCTGTATTCGTAA